GCCCAACCACTGACGGGCATCGAAGTGAGCCTCCGCGATGCCCTCGCATCGTCCAGCGAGGGAGCGGTGAGGGAAGGCCGGCCACCAGCAGCCGCGCCCGGCGAGGGAGCACCGGTCACCGGTGGCCGCAAGCCCCGGTGAGGAAGGGCTGCGCCCGGCGAGGGAGGGCCGGCCACCAGTGGAGCCCTAGCGAGTGGAGGGCCGACCCCCCGCCAAACCCGCCGAGGGAGCCCAGATTCCAGCGGGGGGAGTCCAGATCCGGCAAAGGGGACGCCGGATCCAGCCCCCGACGACCGGCGGTGGCGCAAGAGGACCAAGGTTGGCAAGGTGGGGGGGAGGGAGGGGGGCCGGCGGTGGCCTAGGGGAGGGGGTGGGTGGGGGCGCAGTGTCGCCCCCGAGTCGCCAGGGAGGACgggggggggagggctgtgTCTTCGCTATGCATTTCTCATTTCTCTGAAAAGGAAGTGTGCGATGCGAGTGAGGAGTTATGGTTTTGTGGATGCCAAGTTTGGCACTGGAACCAGGGAATGTGAGCTCAGCGCTCACCCCTCACTGACCCGTCAACATCCTGTCATCCTTCGATGGAGTTAAGGGCCCTTTTGGCACGGCTTCGCCGGAACTGGCTTCGGCTTCATGCTACAGTAAAAATAGTACTGTAGTGTGACTATTCTGCACTGTAGCAAGAAGCCAGAACTAAAATCGAGGTTCAAAATGAATTGAGAAAGAGGTGAAGCCTGGAAACATGGCTTCACCAGCTTCAGCTTCGTCTCGCCACATTACTGCTACAGTAGCCGAAGCCGAATCCACCGAAGCTGCGCCAAAAGGGGGCCTTTGCAGGGCTTATGGGGCATGCATCTCTTCTGAAATTTGACTAGAATCGGTGAGGTCCATCCATCACGTGTTTGAGATATGACTTTCATGCTCCATCCATCACGTGTTTGACCTCTGCTTGGTCTGCTTGGTTCCGGGGACTCATTTTTAGCCGGGATCGTATCTAATATTTAGATGTTAATTTGGAGGattaaatatgagctaactataaaaataattgcataaatgtagactaattcacgagacgaatctattaaaacTAATCAgtacatgtttactgtagcacaacgtTGCCAAATCATGGACCGTTAGGTTTAATGGATTTGCCTCACGAATTAGTCTTTAATGTGCAATTGGTTTAGCAATCAgcttatttaatatttctaattagtATATAAATATTCGATGGACGAGAAAAGTTATTTCGCGATCCAAATGGCCCCGACTCGTCCAGTCAAAACTCGGAGTGCATCACAGATAGGTCAGCTCACTGCATGCGGCAGCAAGCCAGCAAAGGCTTGTCAAAACAGAACGTTCCAGGCCCCGTTTTGGGAGGGCTTAGTAGGAGTTTGAAGGTAAGATAAAGCGAAAACCGTATTGTTTGATGAAACTCTGACCAAACCTGGGGACTTTGCAAGGACCACAAGCATAATGCAAAGCATGATACAGTGCCAGATAAATTCGGCAGAGATTATGGGGTACAGGCTAGCTGACGGAACAGCACTTCAGTACTGTTATGGTGTCAGTCTTGAGTTATATGTCAGCTGAATCGCTATCAGCTCGCTGTTAGCACCCTGCTTATAGTGACAAGGGACCAGCAGTGGGCAGCCAACTAACACCATTGTAGCATTCGACCATTCGTTGTTCATTCTAGTGAATTTTATTGGTTGGTCATCAGCTGTAACAGATTTAATAGCAGATAGGCTACCAACCTGAATAGATTTACTTATACAGTTAATCCTTTTTCCCTAGCAGGGGTGAAACAAAGATACGTACCTACATGTCAGCTAGCTCGGTAAGTTTTTGTTATAACCAAGAAAATAAACAAATGCAAACAGTCACCATCAACCACATGTTTCTTGTGAGAACTGACAATGTTATTGTCCAGTGCCATTCCCTTCCAGTTGCCCATAATTTCCTTTGTGTGTGCGCCTGTCTAAAATCTCCAGATTTGTCTGAATGTTTTGATCATGTGCAACATGTTACAACAAAAATGTAATGTCAACATTTACAAACAATTTGAATCATCTGGAGTCTGGACAATAGTTGAGTACCATTTCTCCTCCCCTTTCAACTGAAAAACTTGAACTATACTTTCCAATCAGAAACCTCTGTCAGATTCTCATTCCCTTTGAATTGCCCATAGTTTACACTTGTTTCTCAGCTTTAACATCTCTATCAGTCAAGTGTAAGAATTGCACAACAAACACAATAATGCATTAACAGAAACAACCTGTTACAGCTTCACTATCAGCTGACGAATTCTAAATCTGGTACATCAACCAGTCTCATTACATTTTCATTGCCAAAAATGTCGTGTTCTATTTCTGAAGTATTTACTCATGCAGTCATGAATAAATCAAGTGTACAATTGTACAACACGAAATACATGAACAGTTACAACCATTTTGGCCCATCTGATCAACACAAAATTGAGCTGCATTTTCCCTCTACAAGCTCCCCAACCTCTCATTCCCTTTCAAGTTTCAATTGTCATAATGTACACCATTCTCTATGTATAATCACCTGTCAAGTCGTAAAAAAAAATTGTACAACAAGTAGGAATTGCACGTTGCTCTCTTCACCGGTCACCACTCACCAGTACAGCTTCACCGGCGGCACCTTGAAGCCCGGCGCCTCGTCGAGGAACGGCACCGTCTCCGGCCGCGCCTGGAGGTCGCGGTAGAACTGGTACTCGGCCTCGTAGTCGTGCAggtcgagctccttcttctggtTGGTGTGGTAATGGTGCTTCGCCCCAGCCGCCTTCCCGAACCCGAACAGGCTCACCTCGTCGCAGACCCCCAACGCCATCACCACCGCCTGCAGCCCCGACGAGTAGTGGAAGAACCTCTCGTCGTGCCTCCGGGCCCAGTTGCTCGCCGGCTCGCCGGTCGTAGCCACGAACCGCCGCAGCGAGTAGTACTTGGCGATGCGCGCGGTGAGAGCGTCGAGGCGCACGTCGGTGACGAGGAGCGGGAACGGGGAGGCCGGCGTGGCGGTGGCGTTGCAGATGAGCGCGTCGAGGAGGTGCGCCGGTTGGCAGACGTACATGGCCATGGGGACCGCGCGGCCGTAGGGGTGGCAGGCGCAGCCGCCGGTGGCGACGGCGGAGCGGACGGCGCAGTAGTGGAGGATGTTGGAGTTGACGAAGGAGAGCGAGGTCTTGGCGCCGACGTCGGCGGCGTACCCCGCGACGCGGGCGTTGTTGAGGCGGACGACGAGGTCGTGCGCGTCGATCTGCGCGCCCCGGCCGGAGCCGAGGAGGATGCCGCTGTTGCCGACGACGGCGCAGGTGGGGAAGTGCTCCCGCCGCGGGCGGCCGAGGAGGCCGGCGAGGTCGCCCATGACGGCGGCGACATTGCTGCCCCGGCGGAGACGGTGCGCGAGGACGAACGAGCGGAGGGAGGCGCGGAAGGCGGCGAGGAAGGGGCCGTCGTCGGGGACCGTCACGAAGGGGACGCGGAGGCGGGAGACGGCCCGCTCCCGCGGGGCCGAGGTGTCGTTGCCGCGGTACGGGAGGCGGAGGTATAGGAGGCGGTAGCGGTTGCCGATGCTGGGGAAGGAGGTCACCGAGGCGTTGGCCAGCAGCGCGGCCGCCTCGGACAGGACCTGTTTCCCGCCGGCGTCGGAGGCGGCGAGCCGGCGGAGGAGCGCGTCATCGCCACTGGCGTAGTACCGGGACGGGCCGCGGGGGAGGAACAGGTGGCGGCGGTAGGGGAGGGCGAGGAGCGAGAgcagcaggaggatgaggacCGGAGGGAGGTGGCGGCGCTTCATCTCCGGCGGCGCGGTCGCCGCGGGCGGCGAGATCCGGCGGCCATTAGTAGGCGGAGGCTGAGCTGGAGCCGCCGGCGCGGTGAGTGGGATGGGACATTGGGTCGGGTGAGAAATGGTGGGAGCCTGTGAGGCGGGACGCAGCGACTCGGGTTGGCCAGCGAAATACTCACTGACATGTGGCCCTCAGAGCTCTGTGGGTCCAACTTGTCAGTTGCTGGGTGAGTAGTTCGCCGGTAAACTGAGGCTGGTGGTAGCTGTAGCGATGGTTGGTTTGGTTGCGATGCACTCTCGATTAGCGTTAGTAATTTCTTTTTGAGATGCGTAATTTTTCTTTAGTGTTTCATTAAAAAATAATATTTTTTTCTTGGTCCGATCGTTCACTTGCAGCCGAGACTACCGTATCACACAGCTCGAGCTAGTTGTTGTTCCGACGGCAGGCCGGGTTGGCGGCGAGGCTGGTGATCCAGACCTGGTCGGCGAGCACCGGCTCGTCGTCGTCGTTGCGGTGCCAGGCCCACAGCGCGTGCGTCGCGTTCACCACCTCCAG
Above is a genomic segment from Panicum hallii strain FIL2 chromosome 8, PHallii_v3.1, whole genome shotgun sequence containing:
- the LOC112902705 gene encoding sialyltransferase-like protein 2; translation: MKRRHLPPVLILLLLSLLALPYRRHLFLPRGPSRYYASGDDALLRRLAASDAGGKQVLSEAAALLANASVTSFPSIGNRYRLLYLRLPYRGNDTSAPRERAVSRLRVPFVTVPDDGPFLAAFRASLRSFVLAHRLRRGSNVAAVMGDLAGLLGRPRREHFPTCAVVGNSGILLGSGRGAQIDAHDLVVRLNNARVAGYAADVGAKTSLSFVNSNILHYCAVRSAVATGGCACHPYGRAVPMAMYVCQPAHLLDALICNATATPASPFPLLVTDVRLDALTARIAKYYSLRRFVATTGEPASNWARRHDERFFHYSSGLQAVVMALGVCDEVSLFGFGKAAGAKHHYHTNQKKELDLHDYEAEYQFYRDLQARPETVPFLDEAPGFKVPPVKLYW